The following are encoded together in the Acidimicrobiales bacterium genome:
- a CDS encoding hemerythrin domain-containing protein: MAEFRPIRRARAGGPDLSGFEGVHLTLRAGLEELTAAVGAWRPGDAATAAVLHRLWHHFAKGLHHHHVGEDDLVWPALRAAAPGFAEQEERMRSEHADVDGHLGEADTAFAAFAERPDEASAERLRVTLGRLGASLEEHLRHEEDDVLPLINEHLAADAWRRIDTQLLRRLPFRDLAVAVGSIDDAIRRNPEALAAMPAPPLPVRALLAVAWRRRFARLVAPIRKAG, translated from the coding sequence GTGGCCGAGTTCCGCCCCATCCGCCGGGCTCGGGCGGGCGGCCCCGACCTCTCCGGGTTCGAGGGCGTCCACCTCACCCTCCGGGCCGGCCTCGAGGAGCTGACCGCCGCGGTCGGCGCCTGGCGGCCGGGCGACGCGGCGACGGCCGCCGTCCTCCACCGGCTCTGGCACCACTTCGCCAAGGGCCTGCACCACCACCACGTCGGCGAGGACGACCTCGTCTGGCCCGCCCTCCGCGCCGCCGCGCCCGGCTTCGCCGAGCAGGAGGAGCGGATGCGGTCCGAGCACGCCGACGTGGACGGCCACCTCGGCGAGGCCGACACCGCCTTCGCCGCCTTCGCCGAGCGGCCCGACGAGGCGTCGGCCGAGCGGCTCAGGGTCACCCTCGGCCGGCTCGGGGCGTCGCTCGAGGAGCACCTGCGCCACGAGGAGGACGACGTGCTCCCGCTGATCAACGAGCACCTCGCCGCCGACGCCTGGCGCCGCATCGACACCCAGCTGCTCCGCCGGCTCCCGTTCCGGGACCTGGCCGTCGCCGTCGGCTCGATCGACGACGCCATCCGCCGCAACCCCGAGGCCCTGGCCGCCATGCCGGCCCCGCCCCTGCCGGTGCGGGCCCTGCTGGCCGTCGCCTGGCGGCGCCGGTTCGCCCGGCTGGTCGCCCCGATCAGGAAGGCCGGGTAG
- a CDS encoding helix-turn-helix transcriptional regulator, which yields MDLGATLREARRRAGLTQRQLAERAGTSKAAVARYESGRVTPDLATFARLVEACGHQLAVTPAAAAPDPRIDRSAIRRLLAMPVPERVALAVEEGRAIGRFDRAVAAARLR from the coding sequence GTGGACCTGGGTGCGACGCTCCGGGAGGCCCGCCGCCGGGCCGGCCTGACCCAGCGCCAGCTGGCCGAGCGGGCCGGCACGTCCAAGGCCGCGGTGGCGCGCTACGAGTCCGGCCGGGTCACCCCCGACCTGGCGACGTTCGCCCGCCTGGTCGAGGCCTGCGGCCACCAGCTGGCGGTGACGCCCGCCGCGGCGGCCCCCGATCCCCGGATCGACCGTTCGGCCATCCGCCGCCTGCTGGCCATGCCCGTCCCCGAGCGGGTCGCCCTGGCCGTGGAGGAGGGCCGGGCCATCGGCCGGTTCGACCGGGCCGTCGCTGCCGCCCGCCTCCGGTGA
- a CDS encoding dienelactone hydrolase family protein, whose product MTTTRVERVPREGGAFDLHLWLPGAGRGPGIVLVQEIFGVSSFIEAVAERLAERGYVVGAPDLYWRTRPGYRADHDERGLNESLAAVQELDIGKAVEDCVAGLDHLAGLDEVDGRPAILGYCLGGTLAFGAAAAGDPACCVSYYGSGVPDQLDLLGSVTCPTLFHFGDADPYIPFEGVERLREAIAGEERFELNVEHAGHAFENHDAPMFHVEAAARSAWDRTVAFLAAHLPAAAGEPAR is encoded by the coding sequence ATGACGACGACCCGTGTCGAGCGCGTCCCGCGGGAGGGCGGCGCCTTCGACCTCCACCTCTGGCTCCCCGGCGCCGGCCGGGGGCCGGGGATCGTGCTCGTGCAGGAGATCTTCGGCGTCAGCTCGTTCATCGAGGCCGTCGCCGAGCGGCTGGCCGAGCGCGGCTACGTCGTCGGCGCGCCCGACCTCTACTGGCGCACCCGCCCCGGCTACCGGGCCGACCACGACGAGCGGGGGCTGAACGAGTCGCTCGCCGCCGTGCAGGAGCTGGACATCGGCAAGGCCGTGGAGGACTGCGTCGCCGGCCTCGACCACCTCGCCGGGCTCGACGAGGTCGACGGCCGGCCGGCCATCCTCGGCTACTGCCTCGGCGGCACCCTCGCCTTCGGGGCGGCGGCCGCCGGCGACCCGGCCTGCTGCGTCAGCTACTACGGCTCGGGCGTGCCCGACCAGCTCGACCTGCTCGGCTCGGTCACCTGCCCCACGCTCTTCCACTTCGGCGACGCCGACCCCTACATCCCCTTCGAGGGCGTCGAGCGGCTGCGGGAGGCCATCGCCGGCGAGGAGCGGTTCGAGCTGAACGTCGAGCACGCCGGGCACGCGTTCGAGAACCACGACGCGCCCATGTTCCACGTCGAGGCGGCGGCCCGGTCGGCGTGGGACCGCACGGTCGCCTTCCTCGCCGCCCACCTGCCGGCGGCGGCCGGCGAGCCGGCCCGCTAG